A single Streptococcus thermophilus DNA region contains:
- the cas1 gene encoding type II CRISPR-associated endonuclease Cas1 encodes MAGWRTVVVNIHSKLSYKNNHLIFRNSYKTEMIHLSEIDILLLETTDIVLTTMLVKRLVDENILVIFCDDKRLPTAFLTPYYARHDSSLQIARQIAWKENVKCEVWTAIIAQKILNQSYYLGECSFFEKSQSIMELYHGLERFDPSNREGHSARIYFNTLFGNDFTRESDNDINAALDYGYTLLLSMFAREVVVCGCMTQIGLKHANQFNQFNLASDIMEPFRPIIDRIVYQNRHNNFVKIKKELFSIFSETYLYNGKEMYLSNIVSDYTKKVIKALNQLGEEIPEFRI; translated from the coding sequence ATGGCAGGTTGGAGAACAGTAGTCGTAAACATACATTCTAAACTGTCATATAAGAATAATCACCTTATTTTTAGAAACTCATATAAAACTGAGATGATTCATCTTTCTGAAATTGATATACTTTTATTGGAAACAACTGACATTGTATTGACTACTATGTTAGTGAAGAGATTAGTTGATGAAAATATTCTAGTTATTTTCTGTGATGATAAACGATTGCCGACAGCTTTTCTTACACCGTATTATGCACGTCATGATTCTAGTCTGCAAATAGCTAGACAAATTGCGTGGAAGGAAAATGTTAAATGTGAGGTATGGACTGCTATTATTGCGCAAAAGATATTGAATCAATCTTACTATTTGGGAGAATGTTCCTTCTTTGAGAAATCTCAATCTATTATGGAATTATATCATGGATTAGAACGGTTTGATCCTAGTAATCGTGAGGGTCACTCTGCCAGAATTTATTTTAATACGCTTTTCGGTAATGATTTTACTAGGGAAAGTGATAATGATATCAATGCAGCGCTGGATTATGGTTATACCTTGTTATTGAGTATGTTTGCACGTGAGGTTGTCGTCTGTGGTTGTATGACACAAATTGGTTTAAAACATGCTAACCAGTTTAATCAATTTAACCTTGCTAGTGATATTATGGAGCCATTTAGGCCAATTATAGATAGAATTGTTTATCAAAATCGACATAATAATTTCGTCAAAATCAAAAAAGAACTTTTTTCGATCTTTTCAGAAACCTATCTCTATAATGGAAAAGAGATGTATTTATCAAACATTGTTAGTGATTATACAAAAAAAGTTATAAAAGCGTTAAATCAGTTAGGTGAGGAAATTCCTGAATTTAGAATATGA
- the cas9 gene encoding type II CRISPR RNA-guided endonuclease Cas9 (Cas9, originally named Csn1, is the large, multifunctional signature protein of type II CRISPR/Cas systems. It is well known even to general audiences because its RNA-guided endonuclease activity has made it a popular tool for custom editing of eukaryotic genomes.), whose product MTKPYSIGLDIGTNSVGWAVITDNYKVPSKKMKVLGNTSKKYIKKNLLGVLLFDSGITAEGRRLKRTARRRYTRRRNRILYLQEIFSTEMATLDDAFFQRLDDSFLVPDDKRDSKYPIFGNLVEEKAYHDEFPTIYHLRKYLADSTKKADLRLVYLALAHMIKYRGHFLIEGEFNSKNNDIQKNFQDFLDTYNAIFESDLSLENSKQLEEIVKDKISKLEKKDRILKLFPGEKNSGIFSEFLKLIVGNQADFRKCFNLDEKASLHFSKESYDEDLETLLGYIGDDYSDVFLKAKKLYDAILLSGFLTVTDNETEAPLSSAMIKRYNEHKEDLALLKEYIRNISLKTYNEVFKDDTKNGYAGYIDGKTNQEDFYVYLKNLLAEFEGADYFLEKIDREDFLRKQRTFDNGSIPYQIHLQEMRAILDKQAKFYPFLAKNKERIEKILTFRIPYYVGPLARGNSDFAWSIRKRNEKITPWNFEDVIDKESSAEAFINRMTSFDLYLPEEKVLPKHSLLYETFNVYNELTKVRFIAESMRDYQFLDSKQKKDIVRLYFKDKRKVTDKDIIEYLHAIYGYDGIELKGIEKQFNSSLSTYHDLLNIINDKEFLDDSSNEAIIEEIIHTLTIFEDREMIKQRLSKFENIFDKSVLKKLSRRHYTGWGKLSAKLINGIRDEKSGNTILDYLIDDGISNRNFMQLIHDDALSFKKKIQKAQIIGDEDKGNIKEVVKSLPGSPAIKKGILQSIKIVDELVKVMGGRKPESIVVEMARENQYTNQGKSNSQQRLKRLEKSLKELGSKILKENIPAKLSKIDNNALQNDRLYLYYLQNGKDMYTGDDLDIDRLSNYDIDHIIPQAFLKDNSIDNKVLVSSASNRGKSDDFPSLEVVKKRKTFWYQLLKSKLISQRKFDNLTKAERGGLLPEDKAGFIQRQLVETRQITKHVARLLDEKFNNKKDENNRAVRTVKIITLKSTLVSQFRKDFELYKVREINDFHHAHDAYLNAVIASALLKKYPKLEPEFVYGDYPKYNSFRERKSATEKVYFYSNIMNIFKKSISLADGRVIERPLIEVNEETGESVWNKESDLATVRRVLSYPQVNVVKKVEEQNHGLDRGKPKGLFNGNLSSKPKPNSNENLVGAKEYLDPKKYGGYAGISNSFAVLVKGTIEKGAKKKITNVLEFQGISILDRINYRKDKLNFLLEKGYKDIELIIELPKYSLFELSDGSRRMLASILSTNNKRGEIHKGNQIFLSQKFVKLLYHAKRISNTINENHRKYVENHKKEFEELFYYILEFNENYVGAKKNGKLLNSAFQSWQNHSIDELCSSFIGPTGSERKGLFELTSRGSAADFEFLGVKIPRYRDYTPSSLLKDATLIHQSVTGLYETRIDLAKLGEG is encoded by the coding sequence ATGACTAAGCCATACTCAATTGGACTTGATATTGGAACGAATAGTGTTGGATGGGCTGTAATAACTGATAATTACAAGGTTCCGTCTAAAAAAATGAAAGTCTTAGGAAATACGAGTAAAAAGTATATCAAAAAGAACCTGTTAGGTGTATTACTCTTTGACTCTGGAATCACAGCAGAAGGAAGAAGATTGAAGCGTACTGCAAGAAGACGTTATACTAGACGCCGTAATCGTATCCTTTATTTGCAGGAAATTTTTAGCACAGAGATGGCTACATTAGATGATGCTTTCTTTCAAAGACTTGACGATTCGTTTTTAGTTCCTGATGATAAACGTGATAGTAAGTATCCGATATTTGGAAACTTAGTAGAAGAAAAAGCCTATCATGATGAATTTCCAACTATCTATCATTTAAGGAAATATTTAGCAGATAGTACTAAAAAAGCAGATTTGCGTCTAGTTTATCTTGCATTGGCTCATATGATTAAATATAGAGGTCACTTCTTAATTGAAGGAGAGTTTAATTCAAAAAATAATGATATTCAGAAGAATTTTCAAGACTTTTTGGACACTTATAATGCTATTTTTGAATCGGATTTATCACTTGAGAATAGTAAACAACTTGAGGAAATTGTTAAAGATAAGATTAGTAAATTAGAAAAGAAAGATCGTATTTTAAAACTCTTCCCTGGGGAGAAGAATTCGGGGATTTTTTCAGAGTTTCTAAAGTTGATTGTAGGAAATCAAGCTGATTTTAGGAAATGTTTTAATTTAGACGAAAAAGCCTCCTTACATTTTTCCAAAGAAAGCTATGATGAAGATTTAGAGACTTTGTTAGGTTATATTGGAGATGATTACAGTGATGTCTTTCTCAAAGCAAAGAAACTTTATGATGCTATTCTTTTATCGGGTTTTCTGACTGTAACTGATAATGAGACAGAAGCACCTCTCTCTTCTGCTATGATAAAGCGATATAATGAACACAAAGAAGATTTAGCGTTACTAAAGGAATATATAAGAAATATTTCACTAAAAACGTATAATGAAGTATTTAAAGATGACACCAAAAATGGTTATGCTGGTTATATTGATGGAAAAACAAATCAGGAAGATTTCTACGTATATCTAAAAAACCTATTGGCTGAATTTGAAGGTGCGGATTATTTTCTTGAAAAAATTGATCGAGAAGATTTTTTGAGAAAGCAACGTACATTTGACAATGGTTCGATACCATATCAGATTCATCTTCAAGAAATGAGAGCAATTCTTGATAAGCAAGCTAAATTTTATCCTTTCTTGGCTAAAAATAAAGAAAGAATCGAGAAGATTTTAACCTTCCGAATTCCTTATTATGTAGGTCCACTTGCGAGAGGGAATAGTGATTTTGCCTGGTCAATAAGAAAACGAAATGAAAAAATTACACCTTGGAATTTTGAGGACGTTATTGACAAAGAATCTTCGGCAGAGGCTTTCATTAATCGAATGACTAGTTTTGATTTGTATTTGCCAGAAGAGAAGGTACTTCCAAAGCATAGTCTCTTATACGAAACTTTTAATGTATATAATGAATTAACAAAAGTTAGATTTATTGCCGAAAGTATGAGAGATTATCAATTTTTAGATAGTAAGCAGAAGAAAGATATTGTTAGACTTTATTTTAAAGATAAAAGGAAAGTTACTGATAAGGATATTATTGAATATTTACATGCAATTTATGGGTATGATGGAATTGAATTAAAAGGCATAGAGAAACAGTTTAATTCTAGTTTATCTACTTATCACGATCTTTTAAATATTATTAATGATAAAGAGTTTTTGGATGATAGTTCAAATGAAGCGATTATCGAAGAAATTATCCATACTTTGACAATTTTTGAAGATAGAGAGATGATAAAACAACGTCTTTCAAAATTTGAGAATATATTCGATAAATCCGTTTTGAAAAAGTTATCTCGTAGACATTACACTGGCTGGGGTAAGTTATCTGCTAAGCTTATTAATGGTATTCGAGATGAAAAATCTGGTAATACTATTCTTGATTACTTAATTGATGATGGTATTTCTAACCGTAATTTCATGCAACTTATTCACGATGATGCTCTTTCTTTTAAAAAGAAGATACAGAAAGCACAAATTATTGGTGACGAAGATAAAGGTAATATTAAAGAGGTCGTTAAGTCTTTGCCAGGTAGTCCTGCGATTAAAAAAGGTATTTTACAAAGCATAAAAATTGTAGATGAATTGGTCAAAGTAATGGGAGGAAGAAAACCCGAGTCAATTGTTGTTGAGATGGCTCGTGAAAATCAATATACCAATCAAGGTAAGTCTAATTCCCAACAACGCTTGAAACGTTTAGAAAAATCTCTCAAAGAGTTAGGTAGTAAGATACTTAAGGAAAATATTCCTGCAAAACTTTCTAAAATAGACAATAACGCACTTCAAAATGATCGACTTTACTTATACTATCTTCAAAATGGAAAAGATATGTATACCGGAGATGATTTAGATATTGATAGATTAAGTAATTATGATATTGATCATATTATTCCTCAAGCTTTTTTGAAAGATAATTCTATTGACAATAAAGTACTTGTTTCATCTGCTAGTAACCGTGGTAAATCAGATGATTTTCCAAGTTTAGAGGTTGTCAAAAAAAGAAAGACATTTTGGTATCAATTATTGAAATCAAAATTAATTTCTCAACGAAAATTTGATAATCTGACAAAAGCTGAACGGGGAGGATTGTTACCTGAGGACAAAGCTGGTTTTATTCAACGCCAGTTGGTTGAAACACGTCAAATAACAAAACATGTAGCTCGTTTACTTGATGAGAAATTTAATAATAAAAAAGATGAAAATAATAGAGCGGTACGAACAGTAAAAATTATTACCTTGAAATCTACCTTAGTTTCTCAATTTCGTAAGGATTTTGAACTTTATAAAGTTCGTGAAATCAATGATTTTCATCATGCTCATGATGCTTACTTGAATGCCGTTATAGCAAGTGCTTTACTTAAGAAATACCCTAAACTAGAGCCAGAATTTGTGTACGGTGATTATCCAAAATACAATAGTTTTAGAGAAAGAAAGTCCGCTACAGAAAAGGTATATTTCTATTCAAATATCATGAATATCTTTAAAAAATCTATTTCTTTAGCTGATGGTAGAGTTATTGAAAGACCACTTATTGAGGTAAATGAGGAGACCGGCGAATCCGTTTGGAATAAAGAATCTGATTTAGCAACTGTAAGGAGAGTACTCTCTTATCCGCAAGTAAATGTTGTGAAAAAAGTTGAGGAACAGAATCACGGATTGGATAGAGGAAAACCAAAGGGATTGTTTAATGGAAATCTTTCCTCAAAGCCAAAACCAAATAGTAATGAAAATTTAGTAGGTGCTAAAGAGTATCTTGACCCCAAAAAGTATGGGGGGTATGCTGGAATTTCTAATTCTTTTGCTGTTCTTGTTAAAGGGACAATTGAAAAAGGTGCTAAGAAAAAAATAACAAATGTACTAGAATTTCAAGGTATTTCTATTTTAGATAGGATTAATTATAGAAAAGATAAACTTAATTTTTTACTTGAAAAAGGTTATAAAGATATTGAGTTAATTATTGAACTACCTAAATATAGTTTATTTGAACTTTCAGATGGTTCACGTCGTATGTTGGCTAGTATTTTGTCAACGAATAATAAGAGGGGAGAGATTCACAAAGGAAATCAGATTTTTCTTTCACAGAAGTTTGTGAAATTACTTTATCATGCTAAGAGAATAAGTAACACAATTAATGAGAATCATAGAAAATATGTTGAGAACCATAAAAAAGAGTTTGAAGAATTATTTTACTACATTCTTGAGTTTAATGAGAATTATGTTGGAGCTAAAAAGAATGGTAAACTTTTAAACTCTGCCTTTCAATCTTGGCAAAATCATAGTATAGATGAACTCTGTAGTAGTTTTATAGGACCTACCGGAAGTGAAAGAAAGGGGCTATTTGAATTAACCTCTCGTGGAAGTGCTGCTGATTTTGAATTTTTAGGTGTTAAAATTCCAAGGTATAGAGACTATACCCCATCATCCCTATTAAAAGATGCCACACTTATTCATCAATCTGTTACAGGCCTCTATGAAACACGAATAGACCTTGCCAAACTAGGAGAGGGTTAA
- the serB gene encoding phosphoserine phosphatase SerB codes for MSEVKGLLVMDVDSTLVQEEVIDLLGEEAGVGREVAEITERAMRGELDFRQALNERVATLKGLPDSIFEKVYARIHFNKGAKELVDELHSRGFKVGLVSGGFHETVDRLAKEAGIDYVKANHLEVIDGFLTGKVYGEIVTKDVKVAKLKDWAAENGLKLSQTIAMGDGANDLPMIKTAGIGIAFCAKPIVRAQAPYQITEPDLYKVIEILDEVGK; via the coding sequence ATGTCAGAAGTAAAAGGCTTATTAGTTATGGATGTAGACTCAACTCTGGTCCAAGAAGAAGTAATTGATTTATTGGGGGAAGAGGCTGGTGTTGGTCGAGAGGTCGCTGAAATCACAGAGCGGGCCATGCGTGGAGAATTAGATTTCAGACAGGCTTTGAATGAGCGTGTGGCAACCCTTAAGGGATTGCCTGACAGTATATTTGAGAAGGTCTATGCCCGCATTCACTTCAACAAGGGAGCCAAGGAACTTGTGGATGAACTCCACTCACGTGGCTTCAAGGTAGGTTTAGTTTCTGGTGGTTTCCATGAGACAGTTGATAGACTGGCAAAAGAGGCAGGTATTGATTATGTGAAGGCCAATCACCTTGAGGTGATCGATGGTTTCTTAACTGGAAAGGTTTATGGTGAGATTGTTACCAAAGATGTCAAGGTAGCTAAGCTTAAAGATTGGGCAGCGGAAAATGGACTTAAACTCTCTCAAACCATTGCTATGGGTGATGGAGCCAATGATTTGCCTATGATTAAGACAGCCGGCATAGGCATCGCCTTTTGTGCCAAACCAATTGTCCGTGCACAAGCTCCTTATCAGATCACAGAACCAGATTTGTATAAGGTCATTGAGATCTTGGATGAGGTGGGAAAATAG
- the ezrA gene encoding septation ring formation regulator EzrA: protein MSSGIVLLIVVAVILVIVAYLVGILIRKRNDSRIAQLEERKQKLFDLPINEEIEEVKNLHLIGQSQTTFREWNQKWIDISTNSFADIENHIFEAENMNDNFHFFKASAEINNIESQLDLVEEDIKSVREALSSLKEQEEKNSARVKHALDLYEELQNSIEENSDNFGSTLDEITKQLKNIESEFAEFVTLNSSGDPVEASSILDRAEEHTIALGQITEKIPAIVAKLEDDFPDQLDDLESGYRKLIEQNYHFPEKNIERHFQEIREAIRSNSSELVSLDLDRAEEKNADIQEKIDNLYSIFEREIASYKVVMRQKKILPDYLKHAKENNKKLQEELERLMLTYIFDETYEADVRSFTSDISSVETAVLPTLENFDNQVKPFSELEKIFERSLNTLSAVENGQVEVFENLRAIEKNEAKARDELDVYIDKLHVIKRYMEKRNLPGIPESFLSVFFSTSAQIEALMDELSRGRINIDAVMRLTETSKNAIEHLEETAYLVVQNATLTEQLLQYSNRYRSFEPAVQSSFEHALKLFEVDHDYDASLEEISYALETVEPGVTDRFVLSYEKTREQIRM, encoded by the coding sequence ATGTCTAGCGGAATTGTTTTACTGATTGTAGTGGCAGTTATACTTGTAATTGTCGCTTACTTAGTCGGTATTCTTATTAGAAAACGAAATGATTCGCGGATTGCACAGCTTGAAGAACGCAAGCAAAAATTGTTTGACTTGCCAATTAACGAAGAAATTGAAGAAGTTAAAAATCTTCATTTAATTGGACAAAGTCAAACAACTTTCCGTGAATGGAATCAGAAATGGATAGATATCTCAACAAATTCATTCGCAGATATTGAAAATCATATTTTTGAAGCTGAAAATATGAATGATAACTTTCATTTCTTCAAAGCTAGTGCTGAAATCAATAATATTGAGAGTCAATTAGATCTTGTGGAAGAAGACATTAAGTCTGTCCGTGAGGCACTCTCAAGCTTGAAAGAACAAGAAGAAAAGAACAGTGCTCGTGTTAAACACGCACTTGACTTGTACGAAGAGTTGCAAAATTCTATTGAAGAAAACTCTGATAATTTTGGCTCTACTTTGGATGAGATCACTAAGCAGCTTAAAAATATTGAATCGGAGTTTGCCGAATTCGTGACTCTTAATTCATCAGGTGACCCTGTTGAGGCATCGAGCATTTTGGACCGTGCAGAGGAGCACACCATTGCTTTGGGCCAAATTACAGAGAAAATTCCAGCCATTGTAGCTAAGTTGGAAGATGATTTCCCAGATCAGTTGGATGATTTGGAATCTGGCTACCGCAAGTTGATTGAGCAAAATTACCACTTCCCTGAGAAAAATATCGAACGTCACTTCCAGGAAATTCGTGAAGCTATCCGTTCAAACTCAAGTGAGTTGGTTTCTCTTGATCTGGATCGTGCGGAAGAAAAAAATGCTGATATTCAAGAAAAGATTGACAACTTGTATAGTATTTTCGAACGTGAAATTGCATCATACAAGGTTGTTATGCGTCAAAAGAAAATTTTGCCAGATTATCTCAAGCATGCTAAAGAAAACAACAAGAAACTTCAAGAAGAGCTTGAGCGTCTCATGTTGACTTACATTTTCGATGAAACTTATGAAGCAGATGTACGTAGCTTTACTTCAGATATTTCGAGTGTTGAAACAGCAGTTCTTCCAACACTTGAAAACTTTGATAATCAGGTGAAACCTTTCTCAGAACTTGAAAAGATCTTCGAAAGGAGTCTCAACACCTTGTCTGCTGTTGAAAATGGACAGGTTGAGGTTTTTGAAAATCTTCGAGCTATCGAGAAAAATGAAGCTAAGGCGCGTGATGAGCTTGATGTTTATATTGATAAATTGCATGTTATCAAGCGTTACATGGAAAAACGTAATCTTCCAGGTATTCCTGAATCCTTCTTGAGTGTATTCTTCTCAACAAGTGCACAAATTGAAGCTCTAATGGATGAGCTCAGCCGTGGACGTATTAATATTGATGCAGTAATGCGTTTGACTGAAACGTCAAAAAATGCTATTGAGCATTTGGAAGAGACTGCTTATTTGGTTGTTCAAAATGCAACCTTGACTGAACAACTTTTGCAGTACTCAAACCGTTACCGCTCTTTCGAACCTGCTGTTCAAAGTAGCTTTGAGCATGCGCTTAAGTTGTTCGAAGTCGACCATGACTACGATGCATCTTTGGAAGAAATCTCTTACGCCCTGGAAACAGTAGAACCAGGTGTAACAGATCGTTTTGTATTGTCTTACGAAAAAACACGCGAACAAATTCGTATGTAG
- the gyrB gene encoding DNA topoisomerase (ATP-hydrolyzing) subunit B gives MTDELKNLEEKAQEYDASQIQVLEGLEAVRMRPGMYIGSTSKEGLHHLVWEIVDNSIDEALAGFASHIKVFIEPDNSITVVDDGRGIPVDIQEKTGRPAVETVFTVLHAGGKFGGGGYKVSGGLHGVGSSVVNALSTQLDVKVYKNGHIHFQEYKRGVVVDDLRIIGETEEHGTTVHFIPDPEIFQETTEFDFEKLAKRFQELAFLNKGLRISITDKREGLEQEKHYHYEGGITSYVKYINENKDVIFDEPIYTYGEMDGISVEVAMQYTTGYHETVMSFANNIHTHEGGTHEQGFRTALTRVINDYARQNKILKEKDDNLTGDDVREGLTAIISVKHPNPQFEGQTKTKLGNSEVVKITNRLFSEALSRFLLENPAIAKKIVEKGILASKARIAAKRAREVTRKKSGLEISNLPGKLADCSSNNPEMNELFIVEGDSAGGSAKSGRNREFQAILPIRGKILNVEKASMDKILANEEIRSLFTAMGTGFGSEFDVSKARYHKLVIMTDADVDGAHIRTLLLTLIYRFMRPVLEAGYVYIAQPPIYGVKVGSEIKEYIQPGADQEEKLCAALENYSVGRSKPTVQRYKGLGEMDDHQLWETTMDPENRLLARVSVDDAAEADKIFDMLMGDKVEPRREFIEENAVYSTLDI, from the coding sequence ATGACTGATGAATTAAAAAATCTTGAAGAAAAAGCGCAAGAATATGATGCCAGCCAGATTCAGGTCTTAGAGGGACTTGAAGCGGTACGTATGCGCCCAGGAATGTATATTGGATCGACCTCCAAAGAAGGCTTGCATCACTTGGTATGGGAGATTGTCGATAACTCAATTGATGAGGCCTTAGCAGGCTTCGCCTCGCATATCAAAGTTTTTATTGAACCGGATAATTCTATCACGGTTGTTGATGATGGTCGTGGTATCCCAGTCGATATTCAAGAAAAAACAGGTCGTCCTGCTGTTGAGACAGTATTTACAGTTCTTCATGCTGGTGGTAAATTCGGTGGAGGCGGTTATAAGGTCTCTGGTGGTTTGCACGGGGTTGGTTCTTCGGTCGTTAATGCCCTCTCAACTCAGCTTGATGTTAAGGTTTATAAAAACGGTCATATTCACTTCCAAGAGTATAAACGAGGAGTTGTGGTAGACGACTTAAGGATTATTGGTGAAACTGAAGAACATGGAACGACTGTTCACTTTATTCCAGATCCAGAAATTTTCCAAGAAACAACGGAGTTTGACTTTGAAAAGTTAGCTAAACGTTTCCAAGAGCTAGCTTTTCTGAACAAGGGTCTACGTATCTCTATTACAGATAAGCGTGAAGGTCTTGAACAAGAGAAACATTATCACTATGAGGGTGGAATCACATCTTATGTGAAGTACATCAATGAAAACAAAGACGTTATCTTTGATGAGCCTATCTACACATATGGTGAGATGGATGGCATTTCAGTCGAAGTTGCTATGCAGTATACGACCGGCTACCATGAAACGGTGATGAGTTTTGCCAATAATATCCACACTCATGAAGGTGGTACTCATGAACAAGGTTTCCGTACGGCTCTTACTCGTGTTATCAATGATTATGCACGTCAGAATAAGATTCTCAAAGAAAAAGATGATAATCTGACTGGTGATGATGTTCGTGAAGGCTTGACTGCTATCATCTCTGTCAAGCATCCCAACCCACAGTTTGAAGGGCAAACCAAGACCAAACTTGGAAACTCAGAAGTGGTTAAGATTACTAATCGTCTCTTCAGTGAAGCCTTAAGTCGCTTCCTCTTGGAAAATCCTGCTATTGCTAAAAAGATTGTTGAAAAAGGAATTCTGGCTTCTAAGGCCCGTATCGCCGCTAAGCGTGCTCGTGAGGTGACACGTAAGAAGTCAGGTCTTGAAATTTCAAACCTTCCAGGTAAGTTGGCAGATTGTTCGTCAAACAATCCCGAAATGAATGAGCTCTTCATTGTCGAAGGGGACTCAGCCGGTGGTTCTGCTAAATCGGGTCGTAATCGTGAATTCCAAGCTATCTTGCCAATTCGTGGTAAAATTTTGAACGTTGAGAAGGCTAGCATGGATAAGATTCTAGCCAACGAAGAGATTCGTTCTCTTTTCACAGCTATGGGAACCGGTTTTGGATCAGAATTTGATGTCAGCAAAGCTCGCTATCACAAGTTGGTTATCATGACCGATGCCGATGTTGATGGGGCTCACATTCGTACCTTGCTCTTGACCTTGATTTACCGCTTTATGCGTCCAGTCTTGGAAGCTGGCTATGTCTACATTGCACAACCACCAATTTATGGTGTTAAGGTTGGTTCTGAGATTAAAGAGTATATCCAGCCAGGTGCGGATCAAGAAGAAAAATTGTGTGCTGCTCTTGAAAACTACAGTGTGGGGCGTTCAAAACCTACGGTACAACGTTATAAAGGCTTAGGTGAAATGGATGACCACCAACTTTGGGAAACTACCATGGACCCTGAAAATCGTTTATTGGCACGTGTTTCTGTGGATGATGCTGCAGAGGCCGATAAGATTTTTGATATGCTGATGGGAGATAAGGTTGAACCTCGCCGCGAATTTATCGAAGAAAATGCCGTTTACAGTACTCTGGATATCTAA
- a CDS encoding LrgB family protein, with product MANFFNTPLFGLTLSVLAYTLGLLLYRRFPNPLTTPLLVSTALIIVILHYTGISYRDYYVGGSYLNSLIIPSTVALAVPFYKNLHLMRHHYKSILIGSTVACILNTTYTALIAKLFGMDYFLAISLFPKSVTTAMAVGISEKMQGITTVTLVVVVITGILTSVLGPVFLKMIGIKDPVAIGLSLGGTGHAVGTGTAFRYGQVAGAMGGLSIAVTGILYVFISPIVASLILR from the coding sequence ATGGCTAATTTTTTTAACACACCCTTGTTTGGTTTAACTCTTTCAGTATTGGCTTACACACTGGGGCTTTTGCTTTATCGCCGTTTCCCTAATCCTTTGACAACGCCTCTTCTTGTGTCAACTGCCTTAATTATTGTCATTTTGCACTATACAGGCATTTCTTACAGGGATTACTATGTAGGTGGTTCTTACCTTAATAGTTTGATTATTCCTTCAACGGTTGCTCTAGCTGTCCCTTTTTATAAAAATCTCCACCTCATGCGTCATCACTATAAGAGTATCTTAATTGGGTCAACAGTTGCCTGTATTCTTAACACTACTTATACCGCTTTGATTGCTAAGCTTTTTGGTATGGATTATTTCCTTGCTATCTCACTCTTTCCTAAGTCTGTAACGACTGCCATGGCTGTAGGGATTTCGGAAAAAATGCAGGGGATTACAACAGTGACTTTGGTCGTAGTTGTTATTACAGGAATCTTGACATCAGTTTTAGGACCTGTCTTTTTAAAGATGATTGGTATTAAAGATCCAGTTGCTATTGGTCTTTCCCTAGGAGGAACTGGGCATGCCGTTGGTACTGGAACTGCCTTCAGATATGGTCAGGTTGCAGGTGCCATGGGTGGTCTATCAATCGCTGTAACAGGGATTTTATATGTCTTTATTAGTCCTATTGTGGCTAGTTTAATTCTGAGATAA
- a CDS encoding CidA/LrgA family protein translates to MKYYIQFMLICLFAVIGEALSTFFKLPVPGSIIGLFLLLIALQLKWIRLRHIHAVAEFLIANMTILFLPAGVGIMERWNAISANIVPIILIIMGALVLNIVVIAVVVVFIKKHFEGDYEEVNHG, encoded by the coding sequence GTGAAATACTACATTCAATTCATGTTGATTTGTTTGTTTGCTGTGATTGGTGAAGCTCTTTCAACCTTTTTTAAATTACCTGTACCTGGAAGTATCATTGGCTTATTCTTGCTTCTGATTGCTCTACAGCTTAAGTGGATTCGTCTACGTCATATCCATGCTGTAGCAGAGTTTTTAATAGCCAATATGACTATCCTTTTTTTGCCAGCAGGTGTCGGTATTATGGAACGATGGAATGCTATTTCGGCGAATATTGTTCCAATTATTTTGATTATTATGGGTGCCTTGGTTCTTAATATTGTAGTGATTGCCGTAGTTGTCGTCTTTATCAAAAAGCACTTTGAAGGCGATTATGAGGAGGTTAATCATGGCTAA